A single Prevotella sp. E15-22 DNA region contains:
- a CDS encoding ATP-binding protein: MFRILGIKILEGCFESVHKILKVGVPYLLFDYYEEDKDNPYNLICKKQERGAEYKLYSVTCDNGHKIDITVSGIVGQNGDGKSTFVEVVLRLLNNFAHAFGFLTDQESLHYNIGVAGILYYELDNHIYAIRCEGGDKAFDTNGIPNISCYKDGVIMEGIDLREDDITKKQKLKEMHLEELFYTMVINYSLYAYNSLTMMNETKDGGSWMEELFHKNDSYQTPVVLNPMRTDGNIDVNREDHLSYQRLLSLYTVGGENNIERKIKEHEEAIGYAFYQEKESKFVDKTIEAYFIEYHREDFEWQNVDVYFVPLIHAEDKYSEEKNNLSKHFLEFWKEFDELYKQYNKLWDLAGNVLSSERMGRSGESDFNKYVTKLFGYMEQHHADAIKPYKDSKEKFLQSEPFRNMNYAEFYRLVRVIELWEMLRKECKEIDCNLNDAIEKRKQPLYAAKLYVLYKVMEIMNTYTPYRDHSYIEDRTFEMLVNPISKNIGFKRMRSDLHEILEKDDYTTLKLRQSLNYIKNYKDNIKYYGAKPIKEVLPDYKEKVDDTYYVTFSELKKLLTGIVGYKGINNIIGLLPPPIFIGDIIIKYQDEEAVKYHEMASMSSGERQRLNSVGSFSYHLRNLDANQTDNSKIQYKNVFVVFEEVELYFHPEYQKGYINRLLHQIKQSNLENVKSIFLLFVTHSPFILSDVIKNNVLYLKDGKDARAEMKVQTFASNINELLAESFFLKGGFAGEFASEVINDLVQYLLDKQSKRQWNMKSADQLIELVGDDVVKMQLRRLFVQKYGKDSLGYKAWLKKEYERLGLDKEN, encoded by the coding sequence ATGTTTAGAATTCTAGGTATAAAAATATTGGAAGGATGTTTTGAGAGTGTTCATAAAATCCTAAAGGTAGGCGTACCTTACCTCCTCTTTGATTATTATGAGGAGGATAAGGACAATCCATATAACCTGATTTGCAAGAAACAAGAACGTGGCGCAGAATATAAACTTTACAGTGTTACATGTGATAACGGGCATAAAATAGACATCACCGTAAGTGGAATTGTGGGTCAGAATGGAGATGGAAAAAGTACATTCGTGGAGGTGGTATTACGACTGTTGAATAACTTTGCACACGCCTTTGGCTTCCTTACAGACCAAGAATCGCTACACTATAACATAGGCGTGGCTGGAATATTGTATTATGAATTGGATAATCATATCTATGCGATTAGATGTGAAGGAGGAGATAAGGCTTTTGATACAAACGGGATTCCTAATATATCGTGCTATAAGGACGGTGTAATAATGGAGGGTATAGATTTGAGAGAAGATGATATCACAAAGAAACAGAAACTGAAGGAGATGCACTTGGAGGAACTGTTTTATACCATGGTGATAAACTATTCGCTCTATGCCTATAATTCGCTCACGATGATGAATGAAACGAAAGACGGCGGCAGTTGGATGGAGGAACTGTTCCATAAGAATGATTCATATCAAACACCAGTGGTACTGAACCCCATGCGTACTGACGGTAATATAGATGTGAATAGGGAGGATCATTTGTCGTACCAACGGCTGTTGAGTTTGTATACCGTGGGGGGTGAAAACAACATTGAAAGGAAAATAAAGGAGCACGAAGAGGCCATTGGATATGCTTTTTATCAGGAGAAAGAATCGAAGTTCGTAGATAAAACGATTGAGGCTTACTTTATAGAATACCATAGGGAGGATTTTGAGTGGCAGAATGTAGATGTGTACTTTGTACCATTAATTCATGCAGAGGATAAATATAGCGAAGAAAAGAATAACCTCAGCAAGCACTTCCTGGAATTCTGGAAGGAGTTTGATGAGTTGTATAAGCAGTATAATAAGCTATGGGATCTAGCTGGAAACGTTCTTTCTAGTGAGAGGATGGGCAGAAGCGGTGAGTCTGATTTCAATAAATATGTGACGAAGTTGTTTGGCTACATGGAACAGCACCATGCCGATGCAATAAAGCCTTACAAGGATAGTAAAGAAAAGTTTTTGCAAAGCGAACCATTCAGAAACATGAACTATGCCGAATTTTATAGGCTAGTAAGGGTGATTGAGTTGTGGGAAATGCTGCGCAAAGAATGCAAAGAGATAGATTGTAACCTAAATGATGCTATAGAAAAGAGAAAACAGCCACTATATGCGGCCAAGTTGTATGTGCTGTATAAGGTGATGGAAATTATGAATACCTATACCCCCTATAGGGATCATAGCTACATTGAAGATAGAACTTTCGAGATGTTGGTTAACCCCATTTCAAAGAATATTGGCTTTAAGAGAATGAGAAGTGACTTGCATGAAATTCTGGAAAAAGACGACTATACTACATTAAAGCTGAGACAGTCACTGAATTACATCAAGAACTATAAAGACAATATCAAGTACTACGGAGCAAAGCCTATAAAAGAAGTCCTGCCAGATTATAAAGAAAAGGTGGATGATACATACTATGTAACTTTTAGCGAATTAAAGAAGTTGCTGACAGGCATTGTAGGATATAAAGGCATTAATAATATCATCGGATTGTTGCCACCGCCAATCTTTATCGGGGATATTATTATTAAATATCAGGATGAAGAAGCAGTGAAATATCATGAAATGGCGTCGATGAGTTCTGGCGAAAGACAACGGCTGAACTCCGTCGGGTCGTTTAGTTATCATCTGCGCAACCTTGATGCCAATCAGACGGACAATAGCAAGATACAATATAAAAATGTGTTTGTGGTATTTGAGGAGGTGGAACTATATTTCCACCCAGAATATCAGAAGGGTTATATTAACAGGTTGTTGCATCAGATTAAACAGTCGAACTTGGAGAATGTGAAAAGTATTTTCCTTCTGTTTGTGACCCATTCGCCATTTATACTTAGTGATGTGATAAAGAACAATGTTCTGTATTTAAAAGATGGAAAAGATGCAAGAGCGGAAATGAAAGTGCAGACGTTTGCATCGAATATCAATGAGTTACTTGCAGAGAGCTTTTTTCTGAAAGGAGGGTTTGCTGGGGAGTTTGCCAGTGAGGTGATTAATGATTTGGTTCAATATCTCTTAGACAAACAAAGCAAACGCCAGTGGAACATGAAATCGGCAGACCAGCTGATAGAACTGGTAGGTGATGATGTCGTGAAAATGCAATTACGCAGATTGTTCGTACAAAAATACGGAAAGGATAGTTTGGGCTATAAGGCTTGGCTGAAGAAAGAATATGAAAGGTTGGGACTGGACAAGGAAAACTGA
- a CDS encoding HNH endonuclease, which yields MRRILIDKRIKDMAADYVKDIQTVVGDVEACLRNLTEELKKQTTKIYVCTADNVNRYKGDEYQSVSKYVGKIAGHYDEINNLLPSQYDGVMSEIDGELGTIKVDEVLVKLRGKKKQPLYELIVDIMGYNKVRKEVLPQYVNKLEIKTCVYCNAQFAITTLIEDVREKIMLGKPGRPKKAIVIPRLGGYYEMDHNKPKSKYPYLCTNFYNLQPCCSSCNKRKLTRDLPFSIYYEEGDPDPAPLRFAISPQDVIDFHTKGKCKGIKPYLCDEANPTKRVRARKNGTLAERFNYIFDIDKIYAEHEDEVEELLWRNRIYTHGIVSATSSQFKDLQIEDFDFGRYILGTYPNREDALKRPLTAMKQDIWKQVKKDE from the coding sequence ATGAGGAGAATACTGATTGATAAAAGAATAAAAGACATGGCTGCCGACTACGTGAAAGATATACAAACCGTAGTGGGAGATGTTGAGGCTTGTTTGCGGAACTTGACTGAAGAGCTAAAAAAGCAAACAACTAAGATTTATGTCTGTACAGCTGACAATGTGAATCGTTATAAGGGTGATGAATACCAAAGTGTATCGAAGTATGTTGGCAAGATAGCTGGCCACTATGATGAAATCAACAATCTATTGCCATCGCAATATGATGGTGTGATGAGCGAGATTGATGGAGAGTTGGGAACAATAAAGGTAGATGAAGTATTAGTAAAACTGAGAGGAAAGAAAAAGCAACCATTATATGAATTGATAGTAGATATAATGGGATATAACAAGGTTAGAAAAGAAGTACTGCCCCAATATGTTAATAAATTGGAGATAAAGACTTGTGTTTATTGCAACGCCCAGTTTGCGATTACGACGCTCATAGAAGATGTACGTGAGAAGATAATGTTAGGCAAACCTGGACGTCCGAAGAAAGCAATAGTTATCCCCCGCCTAGGTGGTTATTATGAGATGGACCATAATAAACCAAAGTCGAAATATCCCTATCTATGTACAAATTTCTATAATCTGCAACCATGTTGCAGTTCGTGCAATAAGCGTAAGTTGACGCGAGATTTGCCTTTTTCTATCTATTATGAGGAGGGTGATCCAGATCCTGCACCGCTACGTTTTGCCATCAGTCCGCAAGACGTGATAGACTTCCATACCAAAGGAAAGTGTAAGGGAATAAAGCCATACCTGTGTGATGAGGCTAATCCTACCAAACGTGTAAGGGCAAGAAAAAACGGAACATTGGCAGAACGCTTCAATTACATCTTTGATATAGACAAAATATACGCAGAGCATGAGGATGAGGTGGAGGAACTGCTTTGGCGGAACAGAATTTATACACATGGAATAGTAAGTGCTACCAGTAGCCAATTTAAGGATTTGCAGATAGAGGACTTTGACTTTGGAAGGTATATTCTTGGTACATATCCAAACAGGGAAGATGCTTTAAAGCGCCCTCTTACGGCGATGAAACAAGATATTTGGAAACAGGTAAAAAAGGATGAGTAA
- a CDS encoding DUF2971 domain-containing protein, whose product MIAYKYRSGRGQKDAQGNDIFERDINMLAKDTIYVPTVAQLNDPTEALVDDRIFEMQLELFKKLGAKDSINMVRERYIEFYEGIIRDSGIYSLSKKIDNELMWAYYASGHSGYAIIFDTDVLARSFENGKWGGMYEIDVNYSKKLPKFDISRLRRENDVTVALSCLVGNKSEAWEHENEHRLVFDKGGKSLTIDYRAIKGFVFGCRMKDEDIDYVMKLFSGRDLDYYKIVLKDNTYKLLLQELKDRYPDADKYCPNKVEYDIEKLIEWDRYSDGVGYKYRPFVEAAMSEVSKEPFLTGISHFVVTDDGKYPHILIWAKVDQDGYVRPMKSFEYDIINGKLVRK is encoded by the coding sequence ATGATAGCATATAAATATCGTTCAGGAAGAGGCCAAAAAGATGCCCAGGGAAATGATATCTTTGAAAGGGACATTAATATGTTGGCCAAAGATACGATTTATGTTCCTACGGTTGCTCAGTTGAATGATCCAACGGAAGCACTCGTGGATGACAGAATCTTCGAGATGCAACTGGAGCTTTTCAAGAAACTGGGTGCGAAGGATAGTATCAATATGGTAAGGGAACGATATATTGAATTTTATGAAGGCATCATTCGGGACTCTGGTATATATTCCCTCAGCAAAAAAATAGATAATGAGTTGATGTGGGCTTATTATGCAAGCGGCCATAGCGGATACGCTATTATCTTTGACACCGATGTACTAGCTCGGTCGTTTGAAAATGGAAAATGGGGAGGTATGTATGAGATAGATGTAAATTATTCAAAGAAACTTCCCAAATTTGATATTTCACGTTTACGCAGAGAGAATGATGTGACTGTGGCATTATCATGTCTCGTTGGTAACAAGTCGGAGGCATGGGAGCATGAGAATGAACACCGATTGGTGTTTGATAAAGGTGGTAAGAGCCTGACGATTGACTATAGGGCTATCAAGGGATTTGTGTTTGGCTGCAGAATGAAGGACGAGGATATAGACTATGTTATGAAGTTATTTTCGGGCCGGGATTTGGATTATTATAAGATAGTTCTGAAAGATAATACATACAAGTTGTTATTGCAGGAATTGAAAGACAGATATCCTGATGCAGATAAGTACTGCCCGAACAAAGTTGAATATGATATAGAAAAACTCATTGAGTGGGACCGATATTCAGATGGTGTTGGGTATAAGTATCGCCCGTTTGTTGAAGCAGCCATGAGCGAGGTGAGCAAGGAACCGTTTCTTACAGGTATTTCTCATTTTGTTGTGACGGACGATGGAAAGTATCCGCATATCTTGATTTGGGCAAAGGTAGATCAAGATGGCTATGTGCGTCCAATGAAGTCGTTTGAGTATGACATAATTAATGGAAAATTGGTTAGAAAATAA
- a CDS encoding ImmA/IrrE family metallo-endopeptidase — MTKDCIVEINLERLHYLLRLYNLSVGEFLAMLNSGHKRALNREEVFTNEMSMALLKRIDKIFNKGIYYYIDFTPVSQGSHASIFFRKQSFNGQLNLEARKMVDKFETLKNTLDTYNVLADVSFERQLPSFTVKDNPRETARVISGLLKMRSHKDEKDHLKFIINQLAKLNIYVFEFVETFNKKQKSNVEGFFIAPNVIVVKRQQGRLKRELFTLAHELGHCVINVEEVENVSDELSSGLSEIEKWCNDFAFYLLMGDEAVKLDGLKYVNAKNDYAHDMIKGMSDATHVSMLAIYTRLVIEKKMSQDDYALVRGGIMANVRRAEEKRKQEAKDGKSVMSSPRPIISNLFRDTMQCALYRGVIDEATFCQQLNVKPERMEAYL, encoded by the coding sequence ATGACTAAGGACTGTATAGTAGAAATTAACTTGGAGCGTCTGCACTATCTCTTGAGGTTGTATAACCTTTCGGTAGGGGAGTTCTTGGCGATGCTTAATAGTGGACACAAACGGGCGTTAAACCGCGAGGAGGTGTTTACTAATGAGATGTCTATGGCTTTGTTGAAGCGTATAGATAAAATATTCAATAAGGGTATATACTACTATATTGATTTTACGCCAGTGTCGCAGGGGTCTCATGCAAGTATATTTTTCAGGAAGCAGAGTTTTAATGGTCAGCTCAATTTGGAAGCCCGGAAAATGGTGGACAAATTTGAAACTCTGAAAAATACGCTTGATACATACAATGTGTTGGCAGATGTGTCTTTTGAACGTCAGTTGCCATCATTTACCGTAAAGGACAACCCTCGGGAAACGGCTCGTGTGATTAGTGGACTGCTGAAGATGAGAAGCCATAAGGACGAGAAGGATCATCTGAAGTTCATAATTAATCAGTTGGCTAAACTAAATATTTATGTGTTTGAGTTTGTTGAGACTTTCAATAAGAAACAGAAGAGTAATGTTGAAGGTTTCTTTATCGCACCAAATGTTATAGTTGTAAAGAGACAACAGGGTCGACTGAAGAGAGAACTGTTTACATTGGCTCATGAGCTGGGGCATTGCGTAATAAATGTGGAAGAGGTTGAAAACGTTTCGGATGAGTTGTCGTCTGGCCTGTCGGAGATAGAGAAATGGTGCAATGATTTTGCTTTCTACCTTTTGATGGGTGATGAAGCTGTAAAATTGGACGGGCTGAAGTATGTCAATGCCAAAAACGACTATGCCCACGACATGATAAAAGGCATGTCGGACGCGACGCATGTAAGTATGCTGGCCATTTACACCCGTCTCGTGATAGAGAAGAAGATGAGTCAGGATGACTACGCGCTCGTGAGAGGTGGTATCATGGCCAATGTGAGACGGGCAGAGGAAAAACGAAAGCAGGAGGCGAAAGATGGAAAATCGGTTATGTCATCTCCACGCCCAATTATTTCGAATCTGTTTCGTGACACCATGCAGTGTGCGCTTTATAGAGGTGTAATAGATGAGGCGACTTTTTGCCAGCAGTTGAATGTGAAACCTGAAAGGATGGAGGCTTACTTGTGA